The following coding sequences are from one Mesorhizobium onobrychidis window:
- a CDS encoding pyridoxamine 5'-phosphate oxidase family protein produces the protein MEFVTTREELRTIYKTPRPTDGSIRKELTALDGHSRSFIGKSPFVLIGSSDGAGNADVTPKGDKPGFAAVLDEKTIAIPDRPGNNRLDTLENILLNPSVGLLFLIPGMNETLRVNGDARITIDAGLRERLAVDGKEPQSVVLVTVKAAYMHCAKAFMRSDLWKPETWYDRATLPTLGQILRDQLALADSAEATDRWLDDEYKHTMW, from the coding sequence ATGGAATTCGTCACCACGCGCGAAGAGCTGAGAACGATCTACAAGACGCCTCGGCCGACCGACGGCTCGATCCGCAAGGAACTGACGGCGCTGGATGGCCACAGCCGTTCCTTCATCGGCAAAAGCCCCTTCGTGCTGATCGGCTCCTCCGACGGCGCCGGCAACGCCGATGTGACGCCGAAGGGCGACAAGCCAGGCTTTGCCGCCGTGCTCGACGAGAAGACCATCGCCATCCCCGACCGGCCCGGCAACAACCGGCTCGACACGCTTGAGAACATTCTTCTCAACCCCTCGGTCGGGCTGCTCTTCCTCATCCCGGGCATGAACGAGACGCTGCGCGTCAACGGCGATGCCCGCATCACCATCGATGCGGGCTTGCGCGAGCGGCTCGCAGTCGACGGCAAGGAACCGCAAAGCGTCGTTCTGGTGACAGTCAAGGCCGCCTACATGCACTGCGCCAAGGCTTTCATGCGCTCCGATCTGTGGAAGCCGGAAACCTGGTACGACCGCGCGACGCTGCCGACACTCGGCCAAATCCTGCGCGACCAGTTGGCGCTCGCCGATTCGGCCGAGGCGACCGACCGCTGGCTGGACGACGAATACAAACACACCATGTGGTAG
- a CDS encoding tautomerase family protein, translating to MPFVNIRLVKEVIADDPAGKKAAIAAQVTAAITGATGLTSNDVWVVFEEVAARDWFVGETDVETMRSKR from the coding sequence ATGCCATTCGTGAACATCCGCCTGGTCAAGGAGGTGATTGCCGATGACCCGGCCGGCAAAAAGGCCGCGATCGCTGCCCAGGTGACGGCAGCCATCACCGGCGCCACCGGCCTGACCAGCAACGACGTCTGGGTGGTTTTCGAGGAGGTCGCTGCGCGTGACTGGTTCGTTGGCGAGACCGATGTCGAGACGATGCGCAGCAAACGTTGA